One genomic region from Prunus persica cultivar Lovell chromosome G3, Prunus_persica_NCBIv2, whole genome shotgun sequence encodes:
- the LOC18782123 gene encoding AAA-ATPase ASD, mitochondrial, whose amino-acid sequence MVPADMFAHLGSTIGGLMFVWAIFQQYFPYELRRHIEKYSQRLVGYVYPYIQITFNEFTGERLMRSEAYSAIENYLSSKSSTQAKRLKADIKNNQSLVLSMDDHEEVSDEFKGVKVWWASGKNISKQQTFSYTPLNDEKRYYKLNFHKGQRELIIGPYLTHVLKEGKAIRVRNRQRKLYTNNGSHWSHVVFEHPATFKTLAMEPEKKQDIIDDLMAFSKAEEFYASIGRAWKRGYLLYGPPGTGKSTMIAAMANLLGYDLYDLELTAVKDNTELRRLLIETSSKSIIVIEDIDCSLDLTGQRRKRKEKVEEDEEKDPREKLAKEERETKPSQVTLSGLLNFIDGLWSACRGERLIVFTTNYVEKLDAALIRKGRMDKHIELSYCNFESFKVLARNYLKLEAHHLFPKVRGLLEQTNMTPADVAEHLMPKSLAGVAENCLHNLIQALEQEIENGKLKAEEEGKEKKSAAEEKDQDTEASSDRK is encoded by the coding sequence ATGGTTCCAGCAGACATGTTTGCTCATCTTGGATCCACGATTGGAGGCTTGATGTTTGTGTGGGCAATCTTTCAACAATACTTTCCTTATGAACTTCGGCGGCACATCGAAAAATACTCGCAGAGATTGGTGGGTTATGTGTATCCTTACATCCAAATCACATTCAATGAGTTTACAGGGGAGCGTCTCATGCGCAGCGAGGCTTATTCTGCCATCGAGAACTATCTGAGCTCCAAATCTTCCACCCAAGCGAAGCGGCTCAAGGCTGATATCAAGAACAACCAGTCCCTTGTTCTGAGTATGGATGACCATGAGGAGGTCTCTGATGAGTTCAAGGGAGTCAAAGTCTGGTGGGCTTCAGGCAAAAACATTTCCAAGCAGCAGACTTTTTCATACACTCCCCTCAATGATGAGAAAAGGTACTACAAGCTCAATTTCCATAAAGGGCAGAGGGAGCTCATAATTGGGCCTTACCTAACCCATGTCTTGAAAGAGGGCAAAGCCATTAGGGTCAGAAATAGGCAGAGAAAGCTTTATACCAACAATGGCTCACATTGGAGCCATGTGGTGTTTGAGCACCCAGCAACATTTAAGACACTTGCCATGGAGCCAGAGAAGAAGCAGGACATCATTGATGATTTAATGGCATTCAGCAAAGCAGAAGAGTTTTATGCAAGTATTGGGAGGGCATGGAAGAGAGGGTACCTTCTTTATGGCCCACCAGGTACTGGGAAGTCCACCATGATTGCTGCCATGGCCAATCTTTTGGGCTATGATCTTTATGATCTTGAATTGACTGCAGTCAAAGACAACACTGAGCTGAGGAGGCTGTTGATTGAAACATCAAGCAAGTCCATTATTGTAATTGAAGACATTGATTGTTCACTTGATCTGACAGGccaaaggaggaagagaaaagagaaagtggAAGAGGATGAAGAGAAAGATCCAAGGGAAAAGCTGGCAAAAGAGGAAAGGGAAACAAAACCCAGCCAAGTGACTCTTTCTGGGCTTCTGAATTTCATTGATGGGCTCTGGTCAGCTTGCCGTGGAGAGAGACTGATAGTCTTCACAACCAATTATGTGGAGAAACTTGATGCTGCTCTCATCAGGAAAGGAAGGATGGACAAGCACATAGAATTGTCATACTGCAACTTTGAATCATTCAAGGTGCTGGCTAGGAACTACCTCAAGCTTGAAGCACACCATTTGTTTCCCAAAGTTCGTGGGTTGCTGGAGCAAACCAATATGACTCCAGCTGATGTTGCAGAGCATTTGATGCCCAAGTCCCTTGCTGGGGTTGCTGAAAACTGCCTACACAATCTGATCCAAGCTCTTGAACAGGAAATAGAGAATGGGAAGCTGAAAGCTGAGGAAGAagggaaagagaagaaatcagcagcagaagaaaaagatcaaGACACAGAAGCATCATCTGATAGAAAATGA
- the LOC18782001 gene encoding AAA-ATPase ASD, mitochondrial, with protein MIMRIGEMGAQLGSVIASVMFVYTIFRQYLPPQFRYYVDKYRHKLVKLFYPYIQIIFDENTNEFRRRSEVYSAIQSYLSTKSSTNARRLKAHDVKDSKSVVLAIDDHEEVTDEFQGIKVSWVLVKRETRQTSFSFYPQSDEKQHYKLTFHRRHRNVVTGAYLAHVIKEGKAITVGNRQRKLNVNNPSQNWYTYRGTMWSHVVFEHPATFETLALHPKKKEEIVNDLIKFSKGKEYYAKIGKAWKRGYLLYGPPGTGKSTMIAAMSNLMNYDVYDLELTTVKDNTELRKLLIDTPSKSIIVIEDIDCSLDLTGQRKKKKEKDEEDNEEKDPVKKKMEKEESQPSKVTLSGLLNFIDGIWSACGGERLIVFTTNYVDKLDPALIRRGRMDKHIELSYCCYEAFKVLARNYLDLESHELFETIERLLGETNMTPADVAENLMPNSVTEEADSCLKNLIEAIETAKEEARKKAEEEEASKKAEEEAKLKAEKEEEEKEKEKEQSAKDKVKCNGTSAKEGDVK; from the coding sequence ATGATAATGAGGATAGGGGAAATGGGGGCTCAACTGGGCTCAGTCATTGCCAGTGTCATGTTTGTGTACACTATTTTTCGACAATACCTTCCCCCTCAATTTCGCTACTATGTCGATAAATATCGCCACAAATTAGTGAAACTTTTCTACCCTTACATCCAAATCATCTTTGATGAGAACACCAACGAGTTTCGCCGACGCAGCGAAGTCTATTCTGCCATCCAAAGCTACCTCAGCACCAAGTCTTCGACAAATGCGAGACGTCTAAAAGCTCATGATGTCAAAGACAGCAAGTCTGTGGTCCTTGCCATAGACGACCATGAAGAAGTGACTGATGAATTTCAAGGCATTAAAGTCTCGTGGGTGTTGGTGAAAAGAGAGACTCGACagacttcattttctttctaccCTCAGTCTGATGAGAAGCAGCATTATAAGCTCACCTTCCACAGACGCCATCGAAATGTCGTCACAGGGGCTTATCTTGCTCACGTGATCAAAGAGGGGAAAGCAATAACAGTTGGCAACAGACAACGAAAGCTTAACGTGAACAATCCTTCCCAGAATTGGTACACATACAGAGGGACAATGTGGAGCCATGTAGTCTTTGAGCACCCGGCAACATTTGAGACCTTGGCCTTGCACcccaaaaagaaggaagagatTGTCAATGACCTCATCAAGTTCAGCAAGGGGAAAGAGTATTATGCGAAAATCGGCAAGGCTTGGAAGCGCGGCTATCTCCTTTATGGGCCACCAGGCACTGGAAAGTCTACCATGATTGCTGCCATGTCGAACCTCATGAACTACGACGTCTATGATCTCGAATTAACGACGGTGAAGGATAACACGGAGCTGAGGAAGCTACTTATTGACACGCCTAGTAAGTCTATTATCGTGATTGAGGACATTGATTGCTCGCTTGATCTTACCGGTCAgcggaagaagaaaaaggagaaggaTGAGGAGGATAATGAAGAAAAGGATCCAGTTAAGAAAAAgatggaaaaagaagagagccAACCAAGCAAGGTTACTCTTTCTGGGCTGTTGAACTTTATTGATGGGATTTGGTCAGCTTGTGGAGGGGAAAGACTGATTGTGTTCACTACTAATTATGTGGACAAACTTGATCCTGCTCTCataagaagaggaagaatgGACAAGCACATAGAATTGTCCTACTGCTGCTATGAAGCATTCAAAGTGCTTGCCAGGAACTATTTGGATTTAGAGTCGCATGAGTTGTTCGAAACCATTGAGCGTTTGTTGGGGGAAACCAATATGACTCCTGCTGATGTTGCAGAGAATTTGATGCCCAACTCTGTCACGGAGGAGGCAGACTCTTGCTTGAAGAACTTGATTGAAGCTATTGAGACTGCAAAGGAGGAGGCAAGAAAGAAggctgaggaagaagaagcaagtAAGAAGGCAGAGGAAGAAGCAAAACTTAAGgcagagaaagaagaggaggagaaagagaaggagaaagagcAGTCTGCTAAAGATAAAGTGAAATGTAACGGAACATCAGCCAAAGAAGGAGATGTAAAATGA